AGAAACTTCCCAAAAGGGATGAAAGGTTAGCACTTTGCCTTTCTCTTTTCCTTGTAGAACCAGTCAGCAGCCTTGCAGTACTCAAATAGCTCTTCGGGCTTAAAGTACAGGTTGATCTCTCTTTCAGCGCTCTCTTTTGAATCGCTTGCATGGATTACATTGTATATGGCATCGCCAATCTCTAGACCATAATCCCCCCTAATAGTTCCTGGGGCGGCATCTTTTGGATCAGTTGCTCCGGCCATTCTCCTAACAACCTCAATTGCATGTCTCCCTTCAACGACCATTACAACTACGGGAGCCTTTGTAATGTACTCTATGAGGGCATTGAAAAATGGCTTACCTTTGTGCTCCTCGTAGTGTTTCTCTGCTAATTCTCTGTTTATCCAAATCATCTTCATCCCAACGATCTTTAGTCCCTTTCTTTCGAACCTACTTATTATTTCACCAATTAGTCCCCTAACAACAGCATCAGGCTTTATTATCACCAAAGTCCTCTCCACTTCTTCCATCAGCGACACCACTAATACCTTCTTGGGAGGATTTAATTAACTTATCTATCTCGAAAATGAAGAATGTCAAGCCACTTGCAACCCCCACCAAGACGAATGGCATTTTTGACGGAAGGGGCAATCCTCTGTGCCACTTGTAGAGGAGGTAATTCTGGTAGAGAAAAGCATAGACGAACCACATCAAGATTAAGCTTTCAATGGTTGTTATTAAAACATCCTTCCACTTTTTCACAAATATATCAAACTCCACCCCCACCAGACCTCCAGAACCTCCTAAGCTTGATCTTCATGAGGGGCAAAGTCACTGGTCTCATGGTCTCAACCATCCAGTCGGGGAGATCCTTTTTAACGTTATTCCACAGGACTCTGTAATCAAGGATAACTATGCTCCCCTTTTCCTCAGCAGAGCGATGAACCCTTCCAGCGGCTTGAGCGAGCTTCCTGTGGGCAGGTAGAACGTAGCCGTAGTACCTTCCCTTCCCAGGAAACTTCTTCTCGAAGTACCTTATCTGAGCTTGAACCCTCGGAGTTGGCCGAGCATAGGGAATGCCCACTAGAACAACACCATTCATTTCATCTCCTGAGTAATCTTGACCTTCACTGTTCCTCCCTCCCATGACGCCAAAGAGAACTGCTCCGTTTTTCTTTGCGTGCAATTTGAACTCTCTAACCATGGCATCATTTTCACTTGAGCTTGCATCCTTCTTCTCTATGAATACCCTCTTCCCTATTTCCTCCTCGATCTTTACGTGAACATTGGTACTTATTATTCCCTCCAATACCTCGTATGAAGCCGTAAAAACACCCACGTTCTTGGGAATTATCTTCACAGCCTCAAAAATGTACTCGGCGATCTTCCTGTATAGACTGGGACTCCTCTCCTCTCCCCTCGTCGAAACATCCCTCGCAACTAAAACTATTGCGTTTTCCCTTTTTACCATCCTGGGGAACTTCTTTACTTCAGCATTTACTCCTATGATGTCCCTAAATGCCTCGAGAGGGCTTAGAGTTCCCGACATGAAGATTGCAGAGTGAACCTCGTTAACGAACTCCAAGGCCACTGAGGGATCAAGGGCTACGAGCTCCAGAGCGAGCCCTCTTTCCCTGCTAAAAAGATGGATGTAGTCCTCTCTATTTCCAACGGAGAGCCAATTCCACAGAAACTCTCCTACCCTTCCAACGTAGCTCCTTGGAGGTAGATTCCTCTCGATCTTGTCCTCTCTTATCGCATCCCCAATTTCTATCATGTAGTTTATGATTTCAGTTAGATCCCTGGGAGAGTAAGAGAGGACAAGCATGGGATGTTCAAAGACCTCCTGGGGCCTTATAGGGATCTCGGAGGATTCATAATTTTCAAGCCTTTTTTTGTACAGTACCTCTAGTCCCCTCAAGAATATCGAGAGGAAGTTTTCAATCTCGTCTTCTCCGTACTCATGAGCCTCCCTGATTGCCCTTTCTATGCTTCTTACGCTCAGCCTGTCACTTAACGTTGATATTGCCTGATCGGGAACGTTATGGGCCTCATCAAATATCACTATTAAATCGGAGTAATCAACTCCAAGGCTGTCCATAAAGGCCTGCCTTATCCGGGGATTCAACATATATAGGTAGCTTGCCACGATTACGTTAGCTTTCTCACCGATTTTCCTCGTCACCTCATACGGACACAGATCCAGTAATTCAGAGTATTCAAGAATTTCCCAGGGAAAACACGGCCTTTCCAGGAAGAATTCAACGATTTCCTTTACCCTATCTTTCTTCTCCTTTAGGTTTTCATAGAACTTACACTTCCCGAGCTTTCTCAGGCTTTTACAAACGACCATGCTCGTGTAAGCATCTGGGGAGAACGTCTGAATATACTTGTGAAGACACAAGTCTTTTCTACTTCTAAACTCGACTCCACTAACGTTTCCTACCTTCCTTATTGCTTTGAGCTCCTCTATAACCCTATCCATCTGTTTGTGCGTCCTCGCTAGGTAGATCACCTTGTACCCCAGGGAAATTGCATAGGGCAATACTCCGGCCAGAACGCTTATTGTCTTTCCAAAGCCCGTAGGAGCTTCTATTATTAAGTTCTTTCCGCTTTTAACGGCTTCCTTAACTAGGTTTATGAACTCCTCCTGATGGGGTCGAAGGCTCTGGTATGGAAAATACTCCGGCATCGCTATCGCCTCTCTCTAAGTAAAACTCCTCAAAAATCTACCGAGGCTATATAGGCTACTGTATAATAAGAGGGCAGATAAAAACATGTGATTGCAAATGAACATGAGCGAAAAGTTTTTTATAGATGAATAGTCTGTTTATTCCCTTTGTTATGTTTGTGTGTAGATTTTGTGGTTTTGTTTGGGTCGTTTCCCTTCAGCCTGGGTTAAGGTGCCCTGATGTGAAGGGGACTAACCTCCTCCCCACCTTTCAAAGAAAAAAGACAACTGATAACGGAAACTGTATCTCGAAGTTAGTTACATCCTCAAACACAGGGGGCAGTTTATAAGTTCTAACGCAATTCTTATATATTTTTACTACTTCCTAATTTTTAGTGATCGAAATGAGGAAGGTAATTTTTGCATTTATCCTAGGTATGATAGTTGGGAGTGGAGTGTTCTTAGTGCCAAAGACCATTACTAAAAGTCCAGAAATCAATGGGCAGATGTTCATAGGAAGGCAGGATATATACTATGCTGGTTATCCTGGGGATGTTATAGAGCTTCATGTTTACTGGATCAGAAAGATGGGCAATATGTCAGCAGTCTACGGTGTGAGAGATCTGCCTAAGTGCTTGAACCTTCTGACAATAGTACCCTCTCACGATATTATTGGGGAAGGGATTGAAGAGTACAAGTTCATTATTCTGCTACAGCTTAGGAAGGAAGGCAAGTGCATCGCAGATGATGCGAAGTTCGTTCTTCGCTCGGGCAATATTGAAGTTAAGATACCAATGAGGATAGTAGCTTACGGCGTGAAGGAGAGCGGCAAACTGAGGGTAGATACTTCTAAGGTAGCGGAGATTGGAAGTGAGGGCAAGCTAGATGGTAGCAGGCTAGAGTATGAGATATATAACCCAACGAACTCAACCGTGTATATAAAGGGGGTAAGAGTGGAGATACCCGGGATAAGGGTCGTGGATTTCTCTCCATTTGAAATTCCCCCGAAAACTTCGAGGGTTCTAACATTTGCCCTGAAGGATGAGAGGTCCACGAAAACGAACATCGTGTTTATAAGACCACTTCTCCTGTATACCATTGACAGTAAGACCATAGAAATGCCTCTAGGGGAGTACAGGTTTGAAATCATTCCGAGTTACAACGATGTCATAAGGTTGCTCTCGGACAAAACCTTGGTCATTGTTAAATAGTGACAAAAGGGCCGAAAGGCTTAAGAGGGCATAATTATGGAAAACTTGCAATCTGACTTCCTCTCCGCCCCTTGGGTGGGGGCTCTAATGAGTTAACCCTTTGCCAGTGGCAAGGAGGTTTTGAGGGGTTTCATTATGAGATCAGCCTCTCTGGCTGGGTCTTAGACCAGTTCCCCTTACCTACCGTTTTTGCCAAATTCTTTAAATTGTTTCAAGCGTTTTCTATATTATTGCACAAGCATGGGCTAACTCTAACAAAATTCTTCCTGCTCTTTTGAGGGTTGTAGTTTTACTGTCACGCTCCTTTTCACTCTTCTTCACCAGCTTCTTTGACTTTTTAATCCACGTTTTTATGGCTTCGCTTACTGCTATTCCAAGTGCACCCTTCCTAATGATAATTCTTATGTGTTTTACAGGATTTTTACCGGGCTGTTTCCGTTCAGCCTGAAGGTTAATGACCTCCCGTTTGACCTGGTAGCCTCAATGTGGACAGGCGTAAAAAGCCAACCGCACCAGTTACACTATAACTGGTAGCGGAAACGGATCACAGTCCTCATGTAATACTCTAAATATTCCGTTTCCTCTCTAAATAAGTGGATATACTCCCTAATATCGATTCTTGTTAGGTGTCTCATTTCCAATTTATTTTGTTTGACTTCATATTACCTCAATTTTAGCCAACCATCTCATCAAACTTGAACTCGAGCAGTTTAATTTCCCTGAGAGGTTCTAATTCAAGAATTCCTGAACGATTCTCAGGCTTGAACAGTAACCTGAGCGGAACGAGCATGTTATCTCTAACGAGATACACATAAGTGACTCACCTAGTCCCTCTACCCTTATCTATTGTTCTCAGGGTATTTCCTTCAATTTCCATTTTGAATTCACCAAAAATTATTCCTCTAGAGGCTCAATCTCTATCGCCACAACCCCATACTTCTTCTCCCTTTCCTCGTCATAAAACTGCCTGTATATTTGCACTCCCTCCTCAACGCTTTCGACCCCAGGGAGAACGTTCTCCAATCCTTCTTTCTCAAGCATTTCCCTGAATGATTTGTAGACCCTAATTGCCTTGACCCTGACCTTTAACCTCCCTCCTTCAAAGGAGATTATATCCCCAGGCTTTATCTGCCTCCTCTTCTCGTCGTAAAGCCTCCCCTCAATTTTCTTCTTCCCGGCCTTTATGAGCTCAAGGTATTCCTCCTGAAGCCCCATCTCCCACTCCATTTTAACCACCCCTTGCCTCAAGTTTGGCCTCATGTTTTTAAGAACCTTTTAGTATAATTTTGTTCTCCTATATTTAACTTTGATTAGTAAAATTATCATAACTATTAGTGTCTTGATATATTATTTAAACCACGTATTATTTATACGGCATAAGTTTTATAATATATACCCTAACCTAATACATAATAAAAATATCTCTATGGAGGTGTTATGCTTGAAAAGGATTTTTAGTTTAATCATTGGAATATTAGTCCTAGGACTAACGAGCGGATTTAGTAGCGCTGCAGAACCAGAAACAAAAGCTGCTTCGTCATCTCCCTACTATTGGAATAGGCACTTTGTAGGTAAAGTGGGCGTTGCCTCAACGTATCTGCCTAAGGCAGTTGCGGTAAATGAAGATGATACTGTGACACTCCCACAAGTCTTCTTCCTTAGGGTGAAACTCGGAAATAGTTGGAAGTATAGGTGGAACCACTATTATTTCCCCACGAGCTCTGGGCATTGGATCTCAATCGAGATTACCAAACCTAGTCCTGATACTTATGTGGGGATCGTAAGAGGCAGGGAAGGTATCTTTATTGTAGATTCAGGACATAATACGTCAGGTCTAGAAGACAAATACAAAGGGTTTTTCAAGAAAGCCATAGATCTTCTAGCTGATATTCTCGGCATCCCAAGCTTTAGTGATATCATATCTAGTTTAGGGGAGAGTAAGAGAGATAGCTATACAATCCAGATTTCATGGAATGATCAAAAACCGTTCCTTGACGTTAAGAAGATAACAATCAAATTCTACGGAATATCTACATTTAAAGGTACAGATTATGGAGCCGGGCTAACTTGGATAATAACCAATCCTAAGGAAGGTGACTATAAATTCAAGGTAAGTGGAGGGGCAACCTTATATATAGCTCGGTATTCTCACAATAGCATTCCCACTCCTATACTAGGAAGGAATCACGTGATTCCATATTCAGTTCTTGGGAAACAACGAGAAGTGCAAGTATTATTGTAAAAACAAGAATATATTATTATACCTAGAGTTACGAGGAGTGGATGGAAGTGAAAAATTTGAAAACACTTCTAATCATTATTATTCTTTCTATTTCTATCTTTGTAGCATGTTTGAAATACTCACAATATGAGAGGATAAAACAAAAAGAAATAGAGCTCAACAAAACCCTAGAGTTAATAGAGTCTGATCTTCAGGCCTATAAGTTGGAGTATAACCGCACTTACAGGAGTTACCTCAATCAAAAATTGAGCAGAGAAGATATTGAAAATGCCATTAAAAGAGTGTTGTTTCTTAAAAATAAGCTCATTGAATTAAATGCTTCGAAGGAAGATATAAAGAGCGTTGATAATTGTATTAAGGATGTATATACCCTTCAAGAGGAGGGCAAATTTTACACTGCTCTAAAGCAGAGTAGAAGTTGTGCCATTATCGCTTCAGATTCACTTGGCTCAATCCTTGCAGTTTCGGATCGTATAAAACTAATAGAGTATGCCCAGGAAGAGCTTCGAAACCTTACCATCATGAAAAATGAAGTCGAGAAAGAGTGGAAAAAGATACTGGAGAGGGGAGTTAATTTTACCGATTACATGGTAGTTGGCCTCATAGTAGAAGAAGACATTCTCAAGCCAGAAATCTTCATGAACGATTCACGTAATTTCTTGAAAAGACTTCAAAAAATGCCAAACCCTCAAACTCCAGAAGAAATTGAAAACGTCACTATATTAGGAGGCTGGGTAGGAGGTTACCTGGAATTTGCCAGAAGTTTCTTGGAAGATGCGCGAGTGCTAATGACTCGTGTTAACTCCGGTAACTTCAGTCCAAATGAATTACAGGAGGATGTATATGCACTCAGGGGCTACCTCTTAAGTATTGACATTCCATGCAATTCCACGAAGTTCATGGCTGCAGTGGCGTGCAACTGGAAAGAGTATAATAAAAAATTGGGGCTTATGGGGGCAGAGAGGGAGTATTATTCTGCGGCAATTTATTATCTCCTATACGCAATTGCAAAATGAACATATAAGTGAATTTAAAACTCTAGATCTAGCCTTTAACAGTACGAGAACCACCATGGATAGAGTGAAGATGGTCCTTGATCTAAGATATGAGGCTCTGACTTTGCTAAATAGTTGCCCTCAAGATCCGATAACGTCTTTATACGTGAGTGATGCAGTGGGGTGGTATTTCAAGCAGGGAGATATAATCTTGGAACATATGTTAGAATTCCGGGGAGAGGATCCAACGCCTCAGCCAATATATAGCTATGAGATGGCGAAAATCATCGCTAAGAAGATGTGTCGCGCTTTCATACTAGATCGCATAAACAATTCTGAGAATTCTTATTCTTAATTGACTGTTGGAATGTAGCCTGCAAATCAATTGAAGAAGTTGAAAGTATAGCACTTTGTAAGGAAAAGCCTAGTGTCTTGAATCTTTCACTTCAAGGTACAGCTCTATCGCCTCTCTTATATTCTTAAGGACTTCATCTTCGGTCTCTCCCTGACTCAAACATCCTGGGAGCTCTGGAACATAGGCAACGTACCCTCCCTCCGGCTGAGGTTCAAGAACTACTTGGAACTTCCTTGACTCGACAAAAAGCTCAATGCCCCTCATTTCTTTCACCTAAATACTCCATAATCCCCTTAATTGAATTTACTATTCCTTGCATCTCCCTAAATTTTATGTCCTCTTCAAGCTTCTCGTAAGGCTTTAGGAGCTCATCTCTCTCCAAGAGTTCTTCGATTATCGAATCAATGCCCTTTCCCATGTTCCCCCTTACAACCTCTACCCACAGCTCCACCTGCTTCTTATGCCTTTCCAGTATCTTTGGATTTTCAAGCATGCCAAAGTGAGCGAAGCATATCTTCTTGCTCCCTAAGGAGATCATCTTTTCGAGGGATTCAATGTAGAGCTCCTTAATGAACTTTGGAGGGGTTGCCGGCCTGAGGTACACTTCACCATCAACGTCTAAGTACACTCCCGCAGAATCCCCAGTGAAGAGGTACTCGCCAAAGAGGTAGCTCTGGTGATGCGAGGCATGCCCAGGGGTTTCAACAACTTCAATCCCCTCGGGCGGTTTCGCGATGTTCTCTTCTGGAATTGGGAGAGGTCTCCCATATGCCAAAGCTACTTCACCGAGAACCCTCTTGCTCGCCTCCCACAGCTTCTCGGGATTAACTAAATGCCTGACTCCCCTCTCGTGAACGACGACTTTAGCCTTAGGGTACAGCCTGAGGAAGTGGCCTATCCCTCCCGCATGGTCGAGGTGGATGTGAGTAAGCAAAACGTACTCCACCTTAACTCCTAGAGAATCCAGGGCCCGCTTAAGGGTTTTCACCGTTGATGCTGGGCCAACGTCAACCACCGCGTTGAGATCTTTTATCACCCAGGAGCCAATGAACTTTCTGTAGCCCTTTAACTCAAGGGGGAGTTCGATCAAGTATAGATTACCATACTCGATTATCACTTCCCCCACCGTTACCGTTAATAAAAGGAGCGCGCTATTAAGTTATGGTGGAACTTATGCAGAAAATAGAGGCTATCTATGAGGATGGCGTGTTTAAGCCCCTGAAAAAGGTGAACTTAAAAAAACGGGCAGAAAGTAATAATTCATGTATTTCCGAGCATTACCGAGAAGACCTTCGGAGTAATAAAACTAGACAGAAAGGAAGTCGATAAGATAATCGAGGAGATAGAAGATGGCTGGGGGGAAGGTATTCTTTGATTCTAACGTTTTAATTTATCATCTTTCTGGCATCGAAGATGCAAAGGAGTTAATCATGATGGTTGAGCTTGGGGAGGTAAAAGGGTTAATAAATCCAATCGTTACTTCTGAAGTTCTGTTCTACTATATAAGGACTAAAATCAAGATGAGACCTTACGATATCAAGAGAAATCCATCTATCATTGAAGCTCTTAACTTGACGCCCGTGTTTGAGTTACTCTCGATATTTGAGATCCTTAACGTTAGTGGGGAGGTGCTCTCAGATCTTGATGCTGTTATAAAAAAGTATGATCTGCTACCTAACGATGCAATAATAGCTGCAACTTGCAGGCACTACGGAATTGATAAAATTGCAACCTTCGATGAGGACTTCGAGAGAGTGGACTTTCTTAAAGGGAGGAGGTAGTATGAGGGAGGTAACACCTAAGAAGATTATGGAGATGAAGGGCAGGGAAAAGATAACCATGATCACAGCTTACGACTATCCCTCGGCACTCTTGGCAGATAAGGCCGGCTTCGATATCGTGTTCGTAGGAGATTCCCTGGGGATGGTTGTTTACGGTGATGAGAACACCCTAAATGTGACGATGGAGCAAATGGTCTTTCACACTAGGGCTGTAGCAAAGGCCGTAAAGAGGGCTCTTGTTTTGGCGGACATGCCCTTCGGAAGCTACGAGGTCAGCGTTGAAGAGGGAGTTAAGAATGCGATAAAGCTGATTCAGGCCGGAGCAGATGCCGTAAAAATAGAAGGTGGGGCTGATCATGAAAAGCTTGTGAGGAAGCTCGTTAGGATGGGAATCCCCGTCATGGGCCACACGGGCTTAACACCGCAGAGGTACCTCAGGCTTGGGGGCTACAG
This genomic interval from Pyrococcus kukulkanii contains the following:
- the panB gene encoding 3-methyl-2-oxobutanoate hydroxymethyltransferase, which gives rise to MREVTPKKIMEMKGREKITMITAYDYPSALLADKAGFDIVFVGDSLGMVVYGDENTLNVTMEQMVFHTRAVAKAVKRALVLADMPFGSYEVSVEEGVKNAIKLIQAGADAVKIEGGADHEKLVRKLVRMGIPVMGHTGLTPQRYLRLGGYRIMGGTDEEVEEIIRDAKALERAGAFAVVLEFVYADVAKMVTEEVSIPTIGIGAGPWVDGQVLVWHDVLGLIDFSPPFAKRYANLKEEILKAISEFKREVKEGKFPGKEHYWTRE
- a CDS encoding antitoxin AF2212-like protein; amino-acid sequence: MQKIEAIYEDGVFKPLKKVNLKKRAESNNSCISEHYREDLRSNKTRQKGSR
- the ndk gene encoding nucleoside-diphosphate kinase is translated as MEEVERTLVIIKPDAVVRGLIGEIISRFERKGLKIVGMKMIWINRELAEKHYEEHKGKPFFNALIEYITKAPVVVMVVEGRHAIEVVRRMAGATDPKDAAPGTIRGDYGLEIGDAIYNVIHASDSKESAEREINLYFKPEELFEYCKAADWFYKEKRKAKC
- a CDS encoding type II toxin-antitoxin system VapC family toxin; the encoded protein is MAGGKVFFDSNVLIYHLSGIEDAKELIMMVELGEVKGLINPIVTSEVLFYYIRTKIKMRPYDIKRNPSIIEALNLTPVFELLSIFEILNVSGEVLSDLDAVIKKYDLLPNDAIIAATCRHYGIDKIATFDEDFERVDFLKGRR
- a CDS encoding 1-deoxy-D-xylulose-5-phosphate synthase, with protein sequence MEVKNLKTLLIIIILSISIFVACLKYSQYERIKQKEIELNKTLELIESDLQAYKLEYNRTYRSYLNQKLSREDIENAIKRVLFLKNKLIELNASKEDIKSVDNCIKDVYTLQEEGKFYTALKQSRSCAIIASDSLGSILAVSDRIKLIEYAQEELRNLTIMKNEVEKEWKKILERGVNFTDYMVVGLIVEEDILKPEIFMNDSRNFLKRLQKMPNPQTPEEIENVTILGGWVGGYLEFARSFLEDARVLMTRVNSGNFSPNELQEDVYALRGYLLSIDIPCNSTKFMAAVACNWKEYNKKLGLMGAEREYYSAAIYYLLYAIAK
- a CDS encoding type II toxin-antitoxin system HicB family antitoxin, whose amino-acid sequence is MRGIELFVESRKFQVVLEPQPEGGYVAYVPELPGCLSQGETEDEVLKNIREAIELYLEVKDSRH
- a CDS encoding helicase C-terminal domain-containing protein, whose amino-acid sequence is MPEYFPYQSLRPHQEEFINLVKEAVKSGKNLIIEAPTGFGKTISVLAGVLPYAISLGYKVIYLARTHKQMDRVIEELKAIRKVGNVSGVEFRSRKDLCLHKYIQTFSPDAYTSMVVCKSLRKLGKCKFYENLKEKKDRVKEIVEFFLERPCFPWEILEYSELLDLCPYEVTRKIGEKANVIVASYLYMLNPRIRQAFMDSLGVDYSDLIVIFDEAHNVPDQAISTLSDRLSVRSIERAIREAHEYGEDEIENFLSIFLRGLEVLYKKRLENYESSEIPIRPQEVFEHPMLVLSYSPRDLTEIINYMIEIGDAIREDKIERNLPPRSYVGRVGEFLWNWLSVGNREDYIHLFSRERGLALELVALDPSVALEFVNEVHSAIFMSGTLSPLEAFRDIIGVNAEVKKFPRMVKRENAIVLVARDVSTRGEERSPSLYRKIAEYIFEAVKIIPKNVGVFTASYEVLEGIISTNVHVKIEEEIGKRVFIEKKDASSSENDAMVREFKLHAKKNGAVLFGVMGGRNSEGQDYSGDEMNGVVLVGIPYARPTPRVQAQIRYFEKKFPGKGRYYGYVLPAHRKLAQAAGRVHRSAEEKGSIVILDYRVLWNNVKKDLPDWMVETMRPVTLPLMKIKLRRFWRSGGGGV
- a CDS encoding ASCH domain-containing protein, with the translated sequence MEWEMGLQEEYLELIKAGKKKIEGRLYDEKRRQIKPGDIISFEGGRLKVRVKAIRVYKSFREMLEKEGLENVLPGVESVEEGVQIYRQFYDEEREKKYGVVAIEIEPLEE
- a CDS encoding MBL fold metallo-hydrolase, with amino-acid sequence MIIEYGNLYLIELPLELKGYRKFIGSWVIKDLNAVVDVGPASTVKTLKRALDSLGVKVEYVLLTHIHLDHAGGIGHFLRLYPKAKVVVHERGVRHLVNPEKLWEASKRVLGEVALAYGRPLPIPEENIAKPPEGIEVVETPGHASHHQSYLFGEYLFTGDSAGVYLDVDGEVYLRPATPPKFIKELYIESLEKMISLGSKKICFAHFGMLENPKILERHKKQVELWVEVVRGNMGKGIDSIIEELLERDELLKPYEKLEEDIKFREMQGIVNSIKGIMEYLGERNEGH